The window CCGGGAACTCGACCGATTCGGTGCGGACAATGATGCAGAGGTGCTGGTGGTCATGGACGAGCATCAGGAGCGTGACGTTGTGCTCGACCAGGCAGCCCGCATGATGTACTCCGATCCGGAGAAGCTCCAGCACTTGCTCGAGCCTCCCTACCAGGTGGAGAGTCATCGGTATCAAACCGTCCAATGTGCCGATTGGATTTGCGGGATCGTGGGCCGGTTCGGCGCGCTCCGCGCCGCCCCAGGCGAGTTCGGTGAGTTCAAGTGGGCGGAAGAAGCAGCGTTTGCTCCTCGTATCGAGCGGTTGGCGATCTGCAAACACCTAACGCTGCCTCCTGTACTGCCGGCCGCCTCGGAGATCGTCGAGCTGAATGAACCGGGC of the Longimicrobium sp. genome contains:
- a CDS encoding DUF3800 domain-containing protein, with the translated sequence RELDRFGADNDAEVLVVMDEHQERDVVLDQAARMMYSDPEKLQHLLEPPYQVESHRYQTVQCADWICGIVGRFGALRAAPGEFGEFKWAEEAAFAPRIERLAICKHLTLPPVLPAASEIVELNEPGDQ